ACCATAGAACAAGGCGTGCAACTGATAGCCCGGCGGGTAGAGGAACTGGCCCGCATCATCGACCGCAAAGATGCCGTTCAAGGCGAACAGCCCGGCCTTGTCCCAGGCCGGCACCCGTTCGGTGCCAACAAAAGCAGCATGCTCACGATGCTTGAGAATGACCCCGAAACAGGTCTGCGTCGGTGCACCACGGTCCATGCCGGCATGCAAGGTCTCGGCGGCCTCAGCGGCGCTGGTGCAGACCTGCCCATAGGCAACTTGCTGCGGGCGGTCGCGCCGCAAACCCGCCAGGCGCGGGCGCCAATGTTCGGTGATCAACTCGGGGGCGCCCCACAAAGGGTTGCCCAGTATCACCCGTAAACTACCGCCCGCTGCCAATTGCCTGATCCATTGCGCTGCGGTGAGGGTGCCGTTGGCGAGGTTGCGGGCCACTGGGCTGTCTTGTTCGGAGGGCGTTACCGCCTGGCGCAAAGCTGCCAGGGCGGGCGAATCCCCCAGTTCAAAGACCAGCAACGCATCCTCGGCAACCGATAGATAGGCCACCGCAACCTGCTGGCGATTGCGGATCAACGTGTAGATATCATCAGCACTGAATATTTGCGCTGCCAGGTAGGCGTCGTCCCGTGTCCAGCCTGGGCGCAACAGTTGCTTGGGTGCCATCAAGGAAACGCCACGGCTGGAGCCATACACCGCCTTCCACACGTGCCGAGACGGCAGCAGCGAGCGCCCCTTGCTGTCCTGGGGGTAGACAAACCCCAAGGCAAACCGCCCGGCGTCACTTGCGTACAACGGCTCGGTCGCCACGAACAGGCCGTCCGGGCGTTGCAGGATATAGCCGCAGTACTCACGCTCGCGCTGGCTGCCGATCTGTACGTGGGCATAGCGCGCAGCGTCTTCCTCGTGCAGAAACCCCGGGCTCAGTTGCGGTCGGACCGCCAGGGCGTACCCGTGCCAGGTGGCGCTGACCAGCCCAGGCACATCCCACAGCGTGCCCACCTGTAATACCGACAGTGCACCGGCGTCGGCGATCTTGAGGATCAGGTCGTGGGGCGCCAGTGTGCCGGCCCGCAGTTCATCCGCCAGCCCATTGTCGCCCACACTGCCGTCGGGCAGCACGCTGTAGAGCCCGGCTTCCTCGGCCGAGCCTGAGGCGTCATACGCGAGTTGCGCGCCGTCTGCCGTACTCACGTAGAGCGCCACGTTGCTTTGCGGGGCGGCACGCAAGGAGGCAATCGCCTGGGCAAAGTCGACAGTGGCCATGAAGGACTCATAGAGCCAGGGCTCGCTGGCGATGCCATCGGCAGCCGGTTCGCTGCGGCAGTACCAACCGCGCAGGGCGAAGCCTTGCGGCGGTCCGTCGTTGCCGAAGATGTGAGACAACGCGAACAGGGACTTGCTGCCCGGTATCGGCGTGGAAGGCTCGCTGACCACGTATTGCGCCAGGCTGCCGAACTGAAGGATACAGCCGACGCGCCGCCCACCCGGCGTCGCCTGCAGACGGCCGTGGGCATATTCGGCGGCGGTGGCAAGGTCCGTGAAGACCCAGCTCAGCGGCGCATCTAAGGGGGCTGCCGGGGTGAAGGGCGTCTGCGGCGCCCAATTCGTCGGAACACGCCCCTGGACGTGGTACCAGGTGTCATCGGCCAGCAGCACCGTCAACTCACCGAGTTTCACCAGTTCTTTGATCAGGCCTTCGGGTGTACCGTCATACCCTTGCACCCGGGGCACCATCTCACCGGTACTCACTGCGTTCGACAAATACTCGCCGAACTCATGCTCAGCGCGGGAGCCGCTGAGCCCGTACTTGATCAGGGTGCCGTTAGGGCCGCTGGTGTAAAGCGTCTTGATCAGGTTCGAAAAGTGCAGCGTGAGGATAACCGAGCGCACCCCCGGCGTGCTGACCAGGAACGCCAATCGCCTGGGCGTGAATTCGGGATAGCTGGCAACCAGTTCGGCCTGATCGGGCTCAGGCCGATTGAACTGGCCAACCACGCGGTAACCTTCCAGTTCAACACGGGTCAGGTAGTCGCCGGTGGGCGATGACGGCCCCCACGTGGCCCGCCACTCATCACCGTCCTGCAGCTTCGCGGTTACAAACCGGCCATCGTTGCGTAACAAGATAAAGGCTTGTAGAAACTCACCGCGTGGCCGACCCGCCACCGCCATGTAATGCAGGTGGCGCGCCGCGTCATCCGCCGTGACAAAAGCCGGGCTCAGGGCCTGATGGATATGCGCGAAGGCCCGCCATTGCGGCCCCACCACGCCGGCCACGTCCCAGACCCTGCCGGTTTCCATCACCGTCAGCGTGCCCACCGCCGCCACTTGCCGGACAAACGCCGAAGGGCTAAGCGTACCGTCCTTGAGGCGCCGGTCAATGTCCGCGCCACGGTTGGCGAACAGTTGGGCTTGGGCGGCCGAGCCGGTGCAGCGGTACATCAACAGCGCGCCGTCGTCGGCGCGCAGGTAAAACTCAAGGTCCGGCTCGTCGGTTGCGGCCAGGGCGACCGCCGTCGCCAGGCTCGCGGCGGTAAAAAGCTCTGGGCCAACCAAGTCTCGCCGGCCACGGGTGGAATGTCCTTTCTGGCCAGCGAGGCATAGATGCCCTGTAGATAAAAGCCACTGGACAACTTGGACCGGCCCTTGGGCAGAGACATGCCTGGCGGGGCTCTATCAAAGATGGACTTCAAGGCGGCATCCGGCAACTTCGCCACGAACTCGCCTGCATCATCCTTGAGCAGATAGCCAAAATGGCTGGCCTGAGTCGGCGCATCCAGGGGCGGCAAGGCGGAGCGGATTGCGTCCTGCCAGCGCCTGAAAACTTGAGTACTGGGCTCCGCCTGCAGGGACTGGGCAACCTCTGCAACGGCCTGGTTGATGGTCCAGGGTTCAACGATCTGCCCGGCCTTGCCGCCCAGCGCCTTGTTCGGCGTCACCACGCGCAGCACACCCACTCTTGCGGTGACATTGATCAGGAAAATCAGGTCTTCAAATTCGTCCGATTCCCGGCTCGCCGTCAGCTTACTCAGGAAATGCTGTTCCTCCTGCGAACCGCTGCTTTCATATTTGATCAGCGAGTCATACCGGCCCGACAAATAATAAATCGGACAGAAATCGCGCTGTTCAATCACGAAGGCCAGACCTTTCATTGAAAAGAAGCTCAGTTCGAGACGCCGCTGTGCAGCGCTCCAATGGGCCACCTGGGCGGCCCGCGCCTTGGACTGCCCCGCCCGCGAGGTGAACAGCGCATAGACGCTGTACCCCTCCGGCGCCTGAAGGTCGACGTTGGCATCCTCCTTCAGGATCGAACCAAAGTGGAACCCGCCGGCGTTACCCGCCGTCGGCACTGTCGGCAGATACCTGCCATCGGCACGCTTGAGAATCACTGCGCCATACACCCGATCGCGCTTGTTGCTGACCTGCATGTGCAGCCAAAAGGCCGCATCGTTGCCGGTGATGAACTCCGGGCCCAGGGGCGGTAAGCGCCCTGCAGCCTGGTCATGTTGAATGTCCGTACTGTCCATGTTCCTGCCTTTGAATAAAGTGAAGACTCTGCCGTGCCCCTCCATTTCGAAGCGCGTCAGGCAGGCTTAACTTTCAAGGGTTTGGCCGCAGGCGGGCGTTAGATAGTTAAACCGGCCATGCCCCGTTCTAGCGCAGCAGCACGCACCACCTTGCCGACACGCCTGCTTATGGTGCGCGACCAGAGCCCGCACAGATCAGAAAGCGTCTGGAACATGCCTCTGACCGACTAGGCACACCCCTTGCAATGTCTCCAGCATCAGCCCTTACAACAACATTGAGTTCTGGAGATAGCACCATGAAGCGTCGCAGCTTGATCAAGGCTTTCACTCTCTCGGCATCGATTGCCGCCATGGGCCTGACCTGGACCGTGCAGGCCGCCGAGACCATCAAGGTCGGCATCCTGCACTCGCTGTCCGGCACCATGGCTATCTCCGAAACTTCGCTGAAAGACATGGCGCTGATGACCATCGACGAGATCAACGCCAAGGGTGGTGTAAACGGCAAGATGCTCGAACCGGTGGTGGTCGACCCCGCGTCGAACTGGCCGCTGTTCGCTGAAAAGGGCCGGCAGTTGCTGACCCAGGACAAGGTCGCCGTGGTGTTCGGCTGCTGGACCTCGGTGTCGCGTAAATCGGTACTGCCGGTGTTCGAAGAACTCAACGGCCTGCTGTTCTACCCGGTGCAATACGAAGGTGAAGAAATGTCGCCGAACGTGTTCTATACCGGTGCGGCGCCAAACCAGCAGGCGATCCCGGCGGTGGAATACCTGATGAGCGAAGAAGGCGGCAGCGCCAAACGCTTCTTCCTGCTCGGCACCGACTACGTGTACCCGCGCACCACCAACAAGATCCTGCGCTCGTTCCTGCATTCCAAAGGTGTGGCGGATAAAGATATCGAAGAGGTCTACACCCCGTTCGGCCACGCCGATTACCAGACCATCGTCGCCAACATCAAGAAGTTCTCCGCTGGCGGCAAAACCGCTGTGATCTCCACCGTGAATGGCGACTCCAACGTGCCGTTCTACAAAGAGCTGGCCAACCAGGGCCTGAAAGCCACCGACGTGCCGGTGGTGGCATTCTCGGTAGGTGAAGAAGAACTGCGCGGTATCGACACCAAGCCGCTGGTGGGCAACCTGGCGGCCTGGAACTACTTCCAGTCGGTGGAGAACCCGGTGAACAAGAAGTTCGTCGCCGACTGGAAAGCCTACGCCAAGAAACACAACCTGCCGGGCGCGGACAAAGCCGTGACCAACGACCCGATGGAAGCCACCTACGTGGGCATCCATATGTGGGCGCAGGCGGCGGAAAAAGCCAAGTCCACCGACGTCGACAAAGTGCGTGAGGCGCTGGCCGGCCAGACCTTCGCCGCACCGTCGGGCTTTACCCTGACCATGGACAAGACCAACCACCACCTGCACAAGCCGGTGATGATCGGCGAGATCCAGGCGGATGGGCAGTTCTCCGTCGTATGGCAGACCAACGAGCCGATCCGTGCACAGCCGTGGAGCCCGTACATTCCTGGCAATGACAAAAAGCCGGATTACGCGGTGAAGAGCAACTAAGACCAACTCGGTCTAAATGTGGGAGCGGGCTTGCTCGCGAAAGCGGTGTGTCAGTCGACGCATCCGAAACTGATCCACCGCTTTCGCGAGCAAGCCCGCTCCCACATTGTCCGTGCACGATCAGGACATTTTGTATGCCCACTGCCCTATACCGCTTCATCCTCGCCGCGCTGCTGTTGCTGCCTTTGGCCGCACACGCCGGCGACGCCGACGACTTCCTTGCCGCCAACCCGACGCAGCAAGCCAAACTCCTGCAGGACTGGGCCGCCCAGCCCGACCCTGCGCGCATCGAGCTGGTGGACGCGCTGCAACAAGGTCAACTCACGCTAAACGGTGAAACCAAAACCGTACGCCTGAACAACCGTCTGCGTGGGCTGATCGACAACGTCCAGGCCAGCCAGCAACTGCTCGCCGCCGACCCCAAGGTACGTTTGGCCGCAGCCATCACCCTGCAAAAAAGCGCAGTTCCTGCACAACTCAAATTCCTCGACCAGCAGGTCGCCGCCGAGACCGACGAAGGCGTGCACACCGCCCTCAGCCTGGCGCTGGCCAACCTGCAATTGGTCGACAGCGATCCCGCCGTGCGCCTCGCCGCCGTGCGTTTGCTCGGCGGCACCGGCGACCCGCTGGCCCGTACCCGCCTCGAAGCCCTGCTCGCCCCCGGCGTGGAAACCGATGCCGCCGTGCACACCGCCGCCGAGACCAGCCTGGCCCAGGTCAAACGTAAACTGATGGTCGGCGAGGTCCTTGGCCAGGCGTTCAGCGGCATGTCCCTGGGTTCGATCCTGCTGCTGGCGGCCCTGGGCCTGGCGATCACCTTCGGCCTGCTCGGTGTGATCAACATGGCCCACGGCGAGATGCTGATGCTCGGCGCCTACTCCACCTATGTGGTGCAGATGCTGATGCAGCGCTACGTGCCTGCGGCCATCGAGTTCTACCCGCTGATCGCGCTGCCGGTGGCGTTCTTTGTCACCGCTGCGATTGGCATGGCGCTGGAGCGCACGGTGATCCGCCACCTGTACGGCCGCCCGCTGGAAACCCTGCTCGCCACCTGGGGCATCAGCCTGATGCTGATCCAATTGGTGCGTTTGGTGTTCGGCGCGCAGAACGTCGAAGTGTCCAACCCGGCGTGGCTCTCCGGTGGGATTCAAGTGCTGCCCAACCTGGTGCTGCCGTACAACCGCATCGTAATCATCGCCTTTGCGCTGTTTGTGGTGGTGCTGACCTGGCTGCTGCTGAACAAGACCCGCCTGGGCCTCAACGTGCGCGCCGTAACCCAGAACCGCAACATGGCCGCCTGCTGCGGCGTGCCCACCGGGCGCGTGGACATGCTCGCGTTTGGCCTCGGCTCCGGCATCGCAGGGTTAGGCGGCGTGGCGCTGAGCCAGATCGGCAACGTCGGCCCGGACCTGGGCCAGAGCTACATCATCGACTCGTTCCTGGTAGTGGTGCTCGGTGGCGTCGGCCAGTTGGCCGGTAGCGTCATGGCCGCGTTCGGCTTAGGGATAGCCAACAAGATTCTGGAACCGCAGATCGGCGCCGTGCTCGGCAAGATCCTGATCCTCGCGCTGATCATTCTGTTTATCCAGAAACGCCCGCAGGGACTCTTCGCACTGAAAGGACGGGTGATCGACTGATGAACCAGCCATTGATGCTTACGGCCACGCAAAAGGCCGGCCCCAAGGTCACGATTGCAGTCGGCGCAGTGATTCTGATCCTGCTGCTGGCGCTGCCGTTGTTTTCTCTGTTATCACCGGAAAACCCGCTGCATGTGTCGGCCTATACCCTGACGCTGGTGGGCAAGATCCTCTGCTACGCCATCGTCGCCCTGGCGCTGGACCTGGTGTGGGGTTACGCGGGGATGTTGTCCCTCGGCCACGGCCTGTTCTTTGCGCTCGGCGGCTATGCGATGGGCATGTACCTGATGCGCCAGGCGTCCGGCGATGAGCTGCCGGCGTTCATGACGTTTTTGTCGTGGACCGAACTGCCCTGGTACTGGGTCGGCACCGAGCACTTCCTGTGGGCCCTGTGCCTGGTGGTGCTGGCACCGGGGGTGCTGGCGCTGGTGTTCGGTTTCTTCGCTTTCCGTTCGCGGATCAAAGGCGTGTATTTCTCGATCATGACCCAGGCACTGACCTTCGCCGGGATGCTGTTGTTTTTCCGCAATGAGACCGGCTTCGGCGGCAACAACGGCTTCACCAATTTCCGCAGCATCCTGGGCTTCGGCATTACCGAACCGGGCACGCGGGCGGTGTTGTTCGTCGCCACCGTGGCCTTGCTGGTGGCGAGCCTGTTCATCGGCTGGCGCCTGGCGCAAAGCAAGTTCGGCCGGGTGCTCACCGCCTTGCGCGATGCGGAAAACCGCCTGATGTTCTGCGGCTACGACCCGCGGGGTTTCAAGCTGTTCGTCTGGGTGTTGAGCGCGGTGCTGTGTGGCTTGGCGGGGGCGTTGTATGTGCCGCAGGTGGGCATTATCAACCCCAGTGAAATGTCGCCGACCAACTCCATCGAAGCCGCCGTGTGGGTGGCCCTGGGCGGGCGCGGCACGCTGATCGGGCCGTTACTCGGCGCCGGTGTGGTCAATGGCATGAAGAGCTGGTTCACCGTGGCCTTCCCGGAATACTGGCTGTTCTTCCTCGGCGCGCTGTTCATCATCGTCACCCTGTATCTGCCCAAGGGCGTTATCGGCCTGTTGAAGAAATGAGGAACGTCATGCTCGAACCTATTCTTGACGCGGGCAGCGGCCGTGATGCGATCGGCATCGGCCAGGCCGCCGGCACCGGCCTCAACACCCGCCATGGCACGATCCTGACCCTGGAAGACATCAGCGTGAGCTTCGACGGTTTCAAGGCGCTCAACGAGCTGAACCTGTATATCGGCGTCGGCGAACTGCGCTGCATCATCGGCCCCAACGGCGCGGGCAAAACCACGTTGATGGACGTGATCACCGGCAAGACCCGGCCCAGCCACGGCAAGGCGTGGTTTGGCGAAACCCTGGACCTGACCAGCATGAGCGAAGTGCAGATCGCCCAGGCCGGCATCGGCCGCAAGTTCCAGAAGCCCACGGTGTTCGAAGCCCTGAGCGTGTTCGAAAACCTGGAGCTGGCGCAGAAGACCGACAAGTCGGTGTGGGCCAGCCTGCGCGCACGCCTGAGCGGCGAGCAGAAAGACCGCATCGATGAAGTGCTCGACACCATCCGCCTCACCGCCTCGTTGCACCGCCAGGCAGGCCTGCTGTCCCACGGCCAGAAGCAGTTCCTGGAAATCGGCATGCTGCTGATGCAAGACCCGCAGTTGTTGCTGCTGGACGAACCGGTGGCGGGCATGACCGACGCCGAAACCGAATTCACCGCCGAACTGTTCAAGCGCCTGGCGGGCAAGCATTCGCTGATGGTGGTGGAACACGACATGGGGTTTGTCGGCTCGATTGCCGACCACGTGACCGTGTTGCACCAGGGCAGCGTGCTGGCCGAAGGGTCGCTGGAACAGGTGCAGGAAAACGAGCGGGTGATCGAGGTGTACCTCGGTCGCTGATGCTTTATGTGGGAGCTGGCTTGCCTGCGATGCAGACGACTCGGTCTTTCAGTCACACCGACGTGATGCCATCGCAGGCAAGCCAGCTCCCACATTTGAACCCGTTCCTTCAGGGGAATCGAGGAGGTTTTGAGAATGCTGCAAGTCGACAAGCTGCACCAATACTACGGCGGTAGCCACATCCTGCGCGGTCTCTCGTTTGACGTGAAGATCGGCGAAGTCACCTGTCTGCTCGGCCGTAACGGCGTGGGCAAGACCACCTTGCTCAAGTGCCTGATGGGTTTGCTGCCGGCCAAAGAGGGCGTGGTGAAGTGGGAAGGCAAACCGATCACCGGCTTCAAGCCGCACCAGCGGGTGCACGCAGGCATTGCCTACGTGCCCCAGGGCCGGGAGATTTTCGGGCGGCTTACCGTGGAAGAAAACCTGCTGATGGGCCTGTCGCGTTTTCCCGGCGCCGAGGCCAAGGAAGTGCCGGCGTTTATCTACGAACTGTTCCCGGTGTTGCTGCAAATGAAGCACCGGCGCGGCGGTGACTTGTCCGGCGGCCAGCAGCAACAATTGGCGATTGGCCGGGCACTGGCCAGCCGCCCGCGCCTGTTGATTCTCGATGAGCCCACCGAGGGCATCCAGCCGTCGGTGATCAAGGAGATCGGCGCCGTGATCAAGAAACTTGCGGCACGCGGCGATATGGCGATCCTGCTGGTGGAGCAGTTCTACGACTTTGCCGCCGAGCTGGCTGACCAGTACCTGGTGATGTCCCGGGGCGAGATCGTCCAGCAGGGCCGGGGTGAAAATATGCAAAGCGAGGGTGTGCGAGGACTCGTTACCATCTAATCTGTAGCCTCCTAACGATAAGCACCAGACATGAACCTGCCCGTTACCCCCGCCCTGTTCACCCCCAGCTGGCATGCCGAGCTGGAACTCGGCTACGCGCGTTTCGGTGACACCACGCGCCCGGTGATGCGCCGCCATCTCGGCCCGCTGCGGGTGCAAAAGCACCTGTACGCCGAAGGCCCCGAGGTGTGCCAGCACATTATCGTGCACCCGCCCGGCGGGATTGCCGGCGGCGACCGCCTGGACATCCGCGCGCAGGTCGGCAGCGGCGCCTGGGCGCAACTCACCAGCCCCGGCGCAGCCAAGTGGTACCGCGCGGGCGGCCCGGCCTATCAAACACTCGAATTGAGCGTGCAAGCCGGCGCGACGCTGGAATGGCTACCCCAGGAAACCATCGTGTTCAGCGCCGCCCAGGCCGAACTCTCCACGCGGATCGACCTGCACGGCGATGCCCGCCTGCTCTACTGGGACGTGGTCGCCCTGGGTCGCCCGGCCAGTGGCGAGCGTTTTAACCTCGGCCACTTCCAATCGCACCTGGATATCCGCCGCGACGGCCAGTTGCTCTGGCATGAGCGCCAGCGCATCGTGGGCGACGACGGTCTGCTCGACTCGCCTATCGGCCTGGACGGCCAACCGGTGTTCGCCACGCTGCTGCTGACCGGCGATATCGACCCCGAATTACTTGAACGCTGCCGCGCCCTGCCCCACGCCGTGCGCGGTGACCTGACCCAATTGCCCGGCTTGCTGGTGGCCCGCTGCCTGGCCAGTGAAGCGCTGCTGGCGCGGGGATGGTTGATTGATTTATGGAAACTGTTACGCCCTGGCGTACTCGGCCGGGAAGCGGTACCACCGAGAATCT
The genomic region above belongs to Pseudomonas poae and contains:
- the urtA gene encoding urea ABC transporter substrate-binding protein; its protein translation is MKRRSLIKAFTLSASIAAMGLTWTVQAAETIKVGILHSLSGTMAISETSLKDMALMTIDEINAKGGVNGKMLEPVVVDPASNWPLFAEKGRQLLTQDKVAVVFGCWTSVSRKSVLPVFEELNGLLFYPVQYEGEEMSPNVFYTGAAPNQQAIPAVEYLMSEEGGSAKRFFLLGTDYVYPRTTNKILRSFLHSKGVADKDIEEVYTPFGHADYQTIVANIKKFSAGGKTAVISTVNGDSNVPFYKELANQGLKATDVPVVAFSVGEEELRGIDTKPLVGNLAAWNYFQSVENPVNKKFVADWKAYAKKHNLPGADKAVTNDPMEATYVGIHMWAQAAEKAKSTDVDKVREALAGQTFAAPSGFTLTMDKTNHHLHKPVMIGEIQADGQFSVVWQTNEPIRAQPWSPYIPGNDKKPDYAVKSN
- the urtB gene encoding urea ABC transporter permease subunit UrtB, whose amino-acid sequence is MPTALYRFILAALLLLPLAAHAGDADDFLAANPTQQAKLLQDWAAQPDPARIELVDALQQGQLTLNGETKTVRLNNRLRGLIDNVQASQQLLAADPKVRLAAAITLQKSAVPAQLKFLDQQVAAETDEGVHTALSLALANLQLVDSDPAVRLAAVRLLGGTGDPLARTRLEALLAPGVETDAAVHTAAETSLAQVKRKLMVGEVLGQAFSGMSLGSILLLAALGLAITFGLLGVINMAHGEMLMLGAYSTYVVQMLMQRYVPAAIEFYPLIALPVAFFVTAAIGMALERTVIRHLYGRPLETLLATWGISLMLIQLVRLVFGAQNVEVSNPAWLSGGIQVLPNLVLPYNRIVIIAFALFVVVLTWLLLNKTRLGLNVRAVTQNRNMAACCGVPTGRVDMLAFGLGSGIAGLGGVALSQIGNVGPDLGQSYIIDSFLVVVLGGVGQLAGSVMAAFGLGIANKILEPQIGAVLGKILILALIILFIQKRPQGLFALKGRVID
- the urtC gene encoding urea ABC transporter permease subunit UrtC; the encoded protein is MNQPLMLTATQKAGPKVTIAVGAVILILLLALPLFSLLSPENPLHVSAYTLTLVGKILCYAIVALALDLVWGYAGMLSLGHGLFFALGGYAMGMYLMRQASGDELPAFMTFLSWTELPWYWVGTEHFLWALCLVVLAPGVLALVFGFFAFRSRIKGVYFSIMTQALTFAGMLLFFRNETGFGGNNGFTNFRSILGFGITEPGTRAVLFVATVALLVASLFIGWRLAQSKFGRVLTALRDAENRLMFCGYDPRGFKLFVWVLSAVLCGLAGALYVPQVGIINPSEMSPTNSIEAAVWVALGGRGTLIGPLLGAGVVNGMKSWFTVAFPEYWLFFLGALFIIVTLYLPKGVIGLLKK
- the urtD gene encoding urea ABC transporter ATP-binding protein UrtD translates to MRNVMLEPILDAGSGRDAIGIGQAAGTGLNTRHGTILTLEDISVSFDGFKALNELNLYIGVGELRCIIGPNGAGKTTLMDVITGKTRPSHGKAWFGETLDLTSMSEVQIAQAGIGRKFQKPTVFEALSVFENLELAQKTDKSVWASLRARLSGEQKDRIDEVLDTIRLTASLHRQAGLLSHGQKQFLEIGMLLMQDPQLLLLDEPVAGMTDAETEFTAELFKRLAGKHSLMVVEHDMGFVGSIADHVTVLHQGSVLAEGSLEQVQENERVIEVYLGR
- the urtE gene encoding urea ABC transporter ATP-binding subunit UrtE, which gives rise to MLQVDKLHQYYGGSHILRGLSFDVKIGEVTCLLGRNGVGKTTLLKCLMGLLPAKEGVVKWEGKPITGFKPHQRVHAGIAYVPQGREIFGRLTVEENLLMGLSRFPGAEAKEVPAFIYELFPVLLQMKHRRGGDLSGGQQQQLAIGRALASRPRLLILDEPTEGIQPSVIKEIGAVIKKLAARGDMAILLVEQFYDFAAELADQYLVMSRGEIVQQGRGENMQSEGVRGLVTI
- a CDS encoding urease accessory protein UreD produces the protein MNLPVTPALFTPSWHAELELGYARFGDTTRPVMRRHLGPLRVQKHLYAEGPEVCQHIIVHPPGGIAGGDRLDIRAQVGSGAWAQLTSPGAAKWYRAGGPAYQTLELSVQAGATLEWLPQETIVFSAAQAELSTRIDLHGDARLLYWDVVALGRPASGERFNLGHFQSHLDIRRDGQLLWHERQRIVGDDGLLDSPIGLDGQPVFATLLLTGDIDPELLERCRALPHAVRGDLTQLPGLLVARCLASEALLARGWLIDLWKLLRPGVLGREAVPPRIWST